The Chryseolinea soli nucleotide sequence TATCATCACGTGTTTAGTTAAAATTTTTCTCATGTATAAGGGGGATTGAGATTTGAATATTTTGACAGGATGAAAGTAGACAAACACCCGACACGTGTTTTTCCATAAATTATCCTCATGTAATACAAATTTATCCACCTCGTGCCCGAAGGCTCGTGAAAACACCCTAGCGATCAACATGGAGGAGTTTGTAAGTGTCCGGCAACCGGCTAATGTGTGAGGGAATATGGGACGCATCTGTCCATCCTAATCCAGAGCTTTCAGCTAGAATTTTAACATTGTTGGGCTCGTAGTGTAGCAATCTCTTCGAAGGGTTTCTCCGCCTCACCTTTGCTAAAGCTACGACGGGCAAGTCGGCGAGCAAAGAAAGGCGCAAAGGACACAAAGAAGGCTCACCACCCTTGTTGGTGTTCTTCACCAACAAGAATAGCTTCAACTCGACTCGAAGCGAATAATACATTCCCCTTCCTCCAAAAATAACGTACAAAGAAAGCGTCGATGTTATTTATTACCATTCAGAGACCCACGCCATCAAATCTTGTTGGTGAAGAACACCAACAAGGGCGATAGGTCTGTATTTACTTTGCGTTGACTTTGCCTGCCCGCCGAAGCTTCAGCGAAGGAGGGCGCCCTTTGCCCCTTTCTTTGCTCGCCGAAGCTTTAGCGAAGGTGAGGCGGTTCAAATGATTTACAGGGTTGCGCCTAATCGTTAAGGGTCGCATGCACCAGACAGCGTCATGCCTATACGGCGCAGGCCGCGAACCGTCTTTCAAAGAGTCATTCCTCGGCTTCTTCTCATCACCGTCGATCGAAGAATCTAAATAAATCGATCTCCATGATGAGTGGACACCCCTTTGAGGCTCTGAGATAGAAGAATCGTGTCCACTCACAAAAATAAAACGAACCACATATGGAAAGAACGATGGATATTACCCCAGTAATCACTAAATTTTATAGCCCAAAATAGAACGATACGATCTAACAGACCGACAAGCCACGCTTACCCTATCAAGCCACCACAACAACCTGATTACAAAAAAACAACACCTCATGATCCAAATAGGCCAGCACCTAAAACCATCCGACTTCGCTAGCAAACTCCAATCCTTCTGGGAGCTCTCCGGAAAAAAAATCGACCTCATCGAAAAGCACTACCACGCCTCACAAGGCTCGCCCGTCTTCACCGTGCAGGGCCGGTACACCACGCGGGGATGGACCGAGTGGACACAAGGCTTTCAATATGGCGCCGCCATCCTGCAATATGACGCCACCGGCGAAGACCGGTTCCTCGAGCTCGGGCGGAGAAAAACTGTTGAGCTGATGGCCCCGCACGTGAGTCACACCGGCGTGCATGATCATGGCTTTAACAACGTGAGCACCTATGGCAATTTGTTGCGGCTGATGAAGGAAGGCAAGACACCTGATCAGGAATGGGAACGGAATTTTTATGTGATGGCCCTGAAAGTGTCCGGTGCCGTACAGGCCAGTCGTTGGACAACCATCAAAACGGGCGGGTTTATTCATTCCTTTAATGGGCCGCACTCCCTCTTTGTAGATACTATCCGCTCGCTGCGTTCGCTGGTGCTGAGCCATAGCCTGGGTCACATCCTTCAGACCGAAGGCGATGTGCGCATCGTTTTGCTGGACCGCGTCATCCAACACCTGCAGGCCACGGCCGACTATTCCGTGTATTACGGCGAAGGCCGCGACACCTATGATGTATGGGGCCGGACCGCGCATGAGATCATCTTTAACGTGAAAGACGGAAACTACCGCTGCCCCAATTCACAACAAGGCTACACCGGCTTTAGCACCTGGACGCGTGGACTGGCGTGGGCCATGTGCGGTTTCGCCGAGGAGCTCGAATGGTTCGACACCGTGAACGAAGACGATCTCAAAGCATTTTCCGGAAAAGACAAAATCATGGCCGTGATGCTGAAGGCCGCAAAAGCAACGTGCGATTTCTATATCGACCACACCCCCACCGACGGCGTGCCCTATTGGGACACCGGCGCGCCCAACCTATACCGGCTTGGCGATTACCTCGACCAGCCCTCGGATCCCTACAACGACTTTGAACCCGTAGACGGCTCGGCCGCCGCCATTGCCGCGCAAGGCTTGTTGCGGCTTGGACATTATTTGAAACGCAAAGGAGACGAAGCCGCCGGCAACCGCTACTGGCAGGCCGGCCTCACGGTGATGAACACCATCCTCGATGAACCCTACCTCAGCGTCAATCCAAAACATCAGGGCTTGCTCTTGCATTCCGTTTATCACCGGCCCAACGGCTGGGACTATGTTCCCGAAGGAAGTAAGATCCCCAACGGAGAATCCAGCATGTGGGGCGACTATCACGTCCGCGAGGCCGCACTCTATCTGCAACGGATCATGAACAACGAAACCTATCACACCTTTTTTAATATTCAATGAACGCCGCACCCAAAGACCTCTCAAAACTTTGCATCCACACCATCACCACCAAGCCGTGGGCCATCGAAGAGGCTGCAAAAAATTATGCAGCCGCCGGCGTGAAAGGCATCACCGTTTGGCGCGACGCACTCGAGGGGAGAAACATCCGTCAGACCGGCAACCTGCTGCGCGAGCATGACCTCACCGTGGTATCGCTTTGCCGCGGCGGGTTCTTTCCAAGCAAAGATCCAAACAAACGAAAAGCCGCCCTCGACGACAACCGGAAGGCCATCGAAGAAGCGGCTGCCTTGGGAACTTCCCTGATCGTCCTCGTCTGTGGTGCCGATCCTACACAGCCCCTGGAGGAATCGCGAAAACAAATCCAGGATGGCATTGCGGCGGTCCTTCCCGAGGCCTCGGCTGCCGGCGTGCGGCTGGCCATCGAACCGCTGCACCCCATGTATGCCGACACGCGCTCGGCGATCAACACCCTGGCGCAGGCAAACGACATGGCCGAAGCGTTGAACTCACCTTATGTAGGCGTGGCCGTCGATGTGTATCACCTTTGGTGGGATCCTTCCCTGCAACAGGAGATCAGACGCTGTGGCGAACACGGAAACCTGATGGCCTTTCACATCTGCGATTGGAAATCGCCCACAACGGACCTGCTATTGGATCGTGGGTTGATGGGCGAAGGTTGCATCCCCGTGCGGCAGATCCGCTCATGGGTGGAAGCCACGGGGTTTACCGGGTTTAACGAAGTCGAAATATTTTCAACCATCTACTGGCAGGAAGACCAAAGCGTGTTCCTGAAAAAGATCATAAAAGCATACCGCGAAAATTCATAAGCGTAAAACGTGATAATCCTCCAACCATGAAAGAACAGAAAATCGGCATCATCATGAATGGTGTCACCGGACGAATGGGCACCAACCAGCACCTGTTGCGATCCATTGTCGAGATCATAAAACAAGGCGGCATCAAACTGCGGTCGGGCGACCGGCTCATCCCAGACCCGATCCTGGTCGGCCGCGATGAAGATAAGCTGCAACGGCTCGGCGTTTTGTCGGGCATAAAAAAAATAACCACCAACGTCGACGAGGCGCTGGCCGATCCGCAAAACAAGATCTACTTCGATTCGCAGACCACCGGCCGGCGCGCCGAAGGCGTTCGAAAGGCCGTGAAGGCCGGCAAACACATCTACTGCGAAAAGCCGGTGGCCGTCGACACCAAAGAGGCGATGGAGCTCTACCAGCTTTGTAAAAATGCGGGCGTGAAACACGGTGTTGTACAGGATAAGCTTTGGCTTCCGGGCATATTAAAATTGAAACGTCTCATCCAGCAAGGCTTTTTTGGCAAGATCCTTTCCGTGCGCGGAGAATTCGGCTACTGGGTGTTTGAAGGCGACTCCATCCCAGCCCAGCGGCCTTCGTGGAACTACCGCAAAGAAGACGACGGCGGCATCATCGTGGACATGCTCTGCCACTGGCGTTATGTGCTCGACAATGTCTTTGGAAAAGTGAAAGCCGTTTCCTGCCTCGGCGCCACCCACATCCCCGAACGGGTCGACGAAAGCAACAAACGCTACAAATGCACCGCCGACGACGCAGCCTATGCCACCTTCGAACTGGAAGGCGGCGTGATCGCGCACTTCAACTCTTCCTGGACCGTGCGCGTGCGCCGCGACGACTTGCTGACCTTGCAAGTAGATGGCACCAAGGGTTCGGCCGTGGCCGGCTTGCGCGAATGCTACATCCAACACTATGGCAATACTCCCAAACCTGTATGGAATCCCGACATCGTCCAACCCATTAACTTTTTTGAGGGCTGGGCGAAAGTGCCGGAGCAGGAAGTCTTCGATAATGCTTTCAAAGCCCAGTGGGAGTTGTTCCTGAAACACGTGGCACAAGACGATCCTTTTCAATGGGATCTTCTGCAAGGCGTGAAGGGTGTCCAACTAGCCGAGAAAGGTCTGGAGAGCTGGAGCAAGCGATGCTGGGTTGATGTTCCTGAAATTTAAACCATGAAGTCCATGAAACGCGTAGCACTGATCACCGGAGGCAGCCGTGGCATCGGCTTTGGCATTGCCGAGCAACTGGCCAAAAACGGATTTGACCTCGCCATCAATGGCGTGCGCCCCGCAGCGGATGCCGCGGGTGCCATCGATACATTAAAAGCCTTGGGCAGTGATGTGGTGTATTGCCGTGGAAACATTTCATCGCCGGCCGACCGCGAAAATATTCTGGCCGACGTCCGGCGTCATTTCGGGAGACTTCATGTGCTGGTCAACAATGCCGGCATCGCACCGCGGGAGCGGCGCGACATCCTCGAAGCCACCGAAGAGAGTTTCGACGAGGTGCTTTCCACTAACTTGAAAGGCACGTATTTCCTCTCGCAAAAGGCGGCTCAATGGATGATCGCACAAAAGAAAAGCGACCCAGAATTCCGTGCGAGCATCATCAACATTTCTTCCATCTCCGCGACGGTGGTGTCGATCAACCGCGGTGAGTATTGCATCGCGAAAGCCGGTCTGAGCATGGCCACACAGTTGTTTGCCGTGCGCCTGGGTGAATTCGACATCCCCGTGTACGAAGTACGGCCCGGTGTGATCCACACCGACATGACGGCGGGCGTGACCGCAAAATACGACAAGCTCATCGCCGAAGGATTGTGCGTGCAGAAACGATGGGGCGAACCGGAAGACGTTGGAAAAGCCGTGGCCGCGCTGGCCAAGGGCGACTTCCCCTACTCCACCGGGCAGGTCGTCATGGTGGATGGTGGAATGACCATACCCCGATTGTAACAACCGATTAAAAAAATATTTGAATGAAAGATCTATCCACTAAAAGCACGTTCCAGCATCTAACGTCCATCCCAGTTCTGGTAGCGGCCTTAGGCTATTTAGTCGACATGTACGACCTGTTCCTGTTCAACATCGTGCGGGTGCCCAGCCTCAAGTCGCTGGGCCTGGCCGACGATCAATTGCTGAAGACCGGCATTGGGTTGTTGAACCTGCAAATGGCGGGCATGCTCATCGGTGGAATATTTTGGGGCGTCCTCGGCGATAAGAAGGGACGCCTGTCGGTGTTGTTCGGTTCCATTCTTATCTACTCGCTGGCCAACATCGGCAATGGACTGGTCACTTCCGTGGAAGGCTATGCCGTGCTCCGGTTCCTGGCCGGGTTTGGGTTGGCCGGTGAATTGGGTATGGGCGTCACGCTGGTGGTAGAGATCCTTCCCAAATCCATACGGGGCTACGGCACCACCCTGGTCGCCACCATGGGTGTATTCGGTGCGCTGCTGGCGTTTTCGATCGTTCATTTTTTCGAGTGGCGTGTGTCTTATTTTATTGGCGGAGGACTTGGCTTGTTGCTGATGGCCTTGCGCTTGAGGGTATTTGAATCGGGCATCTTCATCAAGCTGAAAGAAGCCAACACCCGGCGCGGTGACCTCCGCATGTTGTTCAACAACAAGACCCGGATATTGAAATACGTGACCTGCATCGTCATGGGCGCGCCCATATGGTTTGTCGTTGGCATCCTCATCACCCTCGCCCCGGAACTGGGCAAGGCCATGCAACTCGATGAGCCGGTCGATGCCGGAAAGGCCGTGTTGTTTGTTTTCGCCTCGCAGGTGGCGGGCAATCTCGTGAGCGGCTTTTTCAGCCAGTACTTGCAGAGCCGCAAAAAAGTGATCTTCGTTTTTATGGGAGGATCGCTCTTGTTTGCCCTGACGCTTTTGCTGGGTTCGATTAAGCACGCCAGCGAGTATTACATCTTGTGTTTGTGCCTGGGATTCTGCAGCGGCTATTGGACGCTATTCATTACCGTAGCCGCCGAACTCTTTGGCTCCAACCTGCGCGCCACGGTGGCAACCACCGTACCAAACTTTGTAAGGGCCACGATCATTCCCTTGTCGTCTCTTTTCATCTTGTTGAAAAATTATACCGGCACACTCTCGGCCGCGCTGATCACCGGCTTGCTCACCTACACTCTGGGCATGGTGGCGCTGTTGTACCTGGAAGAGACCTTTAAGAAAGACATGAATTATATCGAGGAAACCTGAAATGGACGCACCGCAGGCATCAGCATAACGCAGGATTTTCAAAATCGGGAGAATAGTCGTATTTTATAACACGAAAGCCGGACACCGAGATCTTCCGAAGATCGACCGGCAACGCTACAGTTATTTGATATCAAACCGTTGATCAGATGAAAAACGTACTCTTAGTAGATGATGATGCCGTTTTCAATTTCCTCAGCAAAAAAGTAGTGGAACGCCTGGGGGTGGCCACAGACATTCACACGGCATTGAACGGACGCGAAGCGCTGGATCTCTTCAACTCATACTACCAGGGAGCCATGACACTTCCCGATATTATTCTATTGGATCTCAACATGCCCGTGATGGACGGGTTTAGTTTCCTGGAAGCCTTCAATCGCCTCGAGGTAGCCGGCAAAGAACGGGTAAAAATTGTCGTCGTCACTTCTTCGCACGACCCCAGGGACATGGAACGGACAAAGAAGCTGGGGGTGACGGATTATTTGACAAAACCTTTACAGCAAAAAAAGTTGCAGGAGGTGTTGGAGGTATAAAATTTAGTAGCCAGTAGTCAGTAGCCAGTAGAATTTGGGATTTGGGAAAGTTCGCAAGAATCGGGTTCGAGTCTTTTGTCTCATGCTATAGTTTTGAATTAAATATTTAACACTATGGAAAATCAAAAAGGATTATCGAAGGAAGAGATCAACAAGGCCATTGTGGGACGTTGGTTTACAGATTTTTGGGGTGAGACGTGTAACCTCGGTATTGTGGATGAGTTAGCATCGCCGGATATGCTGCTTCAGTATTCGTTGCATGATCCACGCCGTGGGCGGCAAGACATCAAGGCCTTTATGCAAGATTTCAGGGCAGCTTTTCCCGATCTGAAATTTTGGGGAGCTGCGGATCTCATCGCGGAGGGCGACTATGTTGTCGGTCGTTGGGAAGGTGGTGGCACGCATACCGGTCCTGCTTTCAGCGACTTTCTTGCAGGGTCGTTGCCGGCTGCGACCGGGCGCAAAATGCATTTCACTGGAACAACGGTTTTGAAGTTGGTGAACGGTAAGATCGTTGAAGAGATCGGACTTGATGATGGTGTCACGGCGTTGACGCAACTGGGTCTTATCAAAGCATCGTAATCAAATGAAAAAGCCGGGGTCGCCCCGGCTTTTTTTAAATCATTTTGAACCGCCTCGCCTTCGCTAAAACTTCGGCGGGCAAGCAAGCAAAGTCAACGCAAAGAATGCACGGCGCGATAATTTTCTCATGGTGGCGTGAAATATTCCATGAATACCACTTTGCCCGCTTTAAAATATACGATCAAATAATGCTTTGCATCGTCGCCCCGCAAGACGAGGTATCTGGTGATCGATTTTATCTTGAAGGCTTCGAGCGCTTTAATGACATCGGCAGTCGTCATGCCGATGCCGATGCCTTGCTTGGTTTTGAATCTCGGGGTCTCCACATCCGCGTGGATCACGGAAGCGTCGCCGTGACTTGTTTTCAGGACGATAAAAATGTCGCTTCCAAAGGCAAACCGGTAGGCGGTATCGATGGCGTTGTTTTCGTGTTTGCTCCGCACAGGCTGTGTTTGGGTCTGGGGGGACGGTTGTGTGGATGAGCGGAGATATTTCATCGGGTCCGTTCCGAAACCAAAAAGGTCGGTGACGAGATTTTCGTCCTGAAGGACCAGGCTATCGCTTTTTATGGGTGCGCCATCTTGGGCGAGTATTCGCGTGACGCCAAAAATAAAAATGACCTGCAAAAAAAACTTCATGGCGATAAGGGCCAGGGGCGATGGGGTTTGAAAGTCCACCTGAACAGCCAATATAGACATTATTGCTGAGTTTATTTCAAGATACTTTCCGCTCCAAGGGCATTGCGTCAAAAGAATACATCACTTTGGCGAACCGATCGTGATTCGATTGTTCTCTTGGACCACGGTTACATTTGAGTCGATCGTGAAAGACGTCTTCAGTGCCTGGATGCTAAAGCCTCCTTGCAACGCTGCATCATATACATTGGAAAGATCGAGTTTTATGATATGCACCCATTCTGAAATGGTCACGGACGAATTTCCGGAGCCCTCAATGGACAGGTTTTCAAAAAAAGCATGACGCCCCACGGCCTCTGAAGTGAGGTGGCTTCTTTTGAGAAAGAATGAAAAAGAAGGCCGCTTTAAAAAATCATGCCCGCCTTTCAAATCGATATTGCTGGAGTCGGATACCACCACGGTGCCGCTGGGCAAGTACAGAACCAGTGTATTGACATCCTCTTTTCCCGGACAACACGCCGGAGCACTCAAGCGCAACGTATCGTTCGATGGCGCAACACGAAAGCTCGAAACATATTCCCGCGCCGCCCGCAATCGC carries:
- a CDS encoding response regulator → MKNVLLVDDDAVFNFLSKKVVERLGVATDIHTALNGREALDLFNSYYQGAMTLPDIILLDLNMPVMDGFSFLEAFNRLEVAGKERVKIVVVTSSHDPRDMERTKKLGVTDYLTKPLQQKKLQEVLEV
- a CDS encoding 3-ketoacyl-ACP reductase, which codes for MKSMKRVALITGGSRGIGFGIAEQLAKNGFDLAINGVRPAADAAGAIDTLKALGSDVVYCRGNISSPADRENILADVRRHFGRLHVLVNNAGIAPRERRDILEATEESFDEVLSTNLKGTYFLSQKAAQWMIAQKKSDPEFRASIINISSISATVVSINRGEYCIAKAGLSMATQLFAVRLGEFDIPVYEVRPGVIHTDMTAGVTAKYDKLIAEGLCVQKRWGEPEDVGKAVAALAKGDFPYSTGQVVMVDGGMTIPRL
- a CDS encoding sugar phosphate isomerase/epimerase family protein, translated to MNAAPKDLSKLCIHTITTKPWAIEEAAKNYAAAGVKGITVWRDALEGRNIRQTGNLLREHDLTVVSLCRGGFFPSKDPNKRKAALDDNRKAIEEAAALGTSLIVLVCGADPTQPLEESRKQIQDGIAAVLPEASAAGVRLAIEPLHPMYADTRSAINTLAQANDMAEALNSPYVGVAVDVYHLWWDPSLQQEIRRCGEHGNLMAFHICDWKSPTTDLLLDRGLMGEGCIPVRQIRSWVEATGFTGFNEVEIFSTIYWQEDQSVFLKKIIKAYRENS
- a CDS encoding Gfo/Idh/MocA family protein; the encoded protein is MKEQKIGIIMNGVTGRMGTNQHLLRSIVEIIKQGGIKLRSGDRLIPDPILVGRDEDKLQRLGVLSGIKKITTNVDEALADPQNKIYFDSQTTGRRAEGVRKAVKAGKHIYCEKPVAVDTKEAMELYQLCKNAGVKHGVVQDKLWLPGILKLKRLIQQGFFGKILSVRGEFGYWVFEGDSIPAQRPSWNYRKEDDGGIIVDMLCHWRYVLDNVFGKVKAVSCLGATHIPERVDESNKRYKCTADDAAYATFELEGGVIAHFNSSWTVRVRRDDLLTLQVDGTKGSAVAGLRECYIQHYGNTPKPVWNPDIVQPINFFEGWAKVPEQEVFDNAFKAQWELFLKHVAQDDPFQWDLLQGVKGVQLAEKGLESWSKRCWVDVPEI
- a CDS encoding ester cyclase, encoding MENQKGLSKEEINKAIVGRWFTDFWGETCNLGIVDELASPDMLLQYSLHDPRRGRQDIKAFMQDFRAAFPDLKFWGAADLIAEGDYVVGRWEGGGTHTGPAFSDFLAGSLPAATGRKMHFTGTTVLKLVNGKIVEEIGLDDGVTALTQLGLIKAS
- a CDS encoding glycoside hydrolase family 88 protein, translating into MIQIGQHLKPSDFASKLQSFWELSGKKIDLIEKHYHASQGSPVFTVQGRYTTRGWTEWTQGFQYGAAILQYDATGEDRFLELGRRKTVELMAPHVSHTGVHDHGFNNVSTYGNLLRLMKEGKTPDQEWERNFYVMALKVSGAVQASRWTTIKTGGFIHSFNGPHSLFVDTIRSLRSLVLSHSLGHILQTEGDVRIVLLDRVIQHLQATADYSVYYGEGRDTYDVWGRTAHEIIFNVKDGNYRCPNSQQGYTGFSTWTRGLAWAMCGFAEELEWFDTVNEDDLKAFSGKDKIMAVMLKAAKATCDFYIDHTPTDGVPYWDTGAPNLYRLGDYLDQPSDPYNDFEPVDGSAAAIAAQGLLRLGHYLKRKGDEAAGNRYWQAGLTVMNTILDEPYLSVNPKHQGLLLHSVYHRPNGWDYVPEGSKIPNGESSMWGDYHVREAALYLQRIMNNETYHTFFNIQ
- a CDS encoding MFS transporter, which codes for MKDLSTKSTFQHLTSIPVLVAALGYLVDMYDLFLFNIVRVPSLKSLGLADDQLLKTGIGLLNLQMAGMLIGGIFWGVLGDKKGRLSVLFGSILIYSLANIGNGLVTSVEGYAVLRFLAGFGLAGELGMGVTLVVEILPKSIRGYGTTLVATMGVFGALLAFSIVHFFEWRVSYFIGGGLGLLLMALRLRVFESGIFIKLKEANTRRGDLRMLFNNKTRILKYVTCIVMGAPIWFVVGILITLAPELGKAMQLDEPVDAGKAVLFVFASQVAGNLVSGFFSQYLQSRKKVIFVFMGGSLLFALTLLLGSIKHASEYYILCLCLGFCSGYWTLFITVAAELFGSNLRATVATTVPNFVRATIIPLSSLFILLKNYTGTLSAALITGLLTYTLGMVALLYLEETFKKDMNYIEET